CAATAAACTTAGAATTTGTATGTAGAGCATGTAAATGAAAGTGAGATagcaaataaatagtaattttggCAGAGTTTTTGTATTAATTATTAGCAGTTTCTAATATTTATAGGGTTAAATAAAATAATCGTTGTAGCTATTTACACGATTATTAAAttgaactaaaattaaaaaattgaaaattgtaTCGAATCtgaaccaaaataataaaaaattgaattgaaactatatcaaatttttaatttggtTCGAACCAAAACCGAATACCCCTAGGGGACGCAATGAGGAATAGGAGTCAGATAAAAGAGAAAGTAATCAAGAAAACACCTTGTTGTAGTTCAATTGAGTTGGAAGGAGAGATTTTTGAGATATCCGCTGAAGGACCACTGAAGGCATGATAAAACAATTCAGATCCGCTGGATATGTACCCAACACAGCTGGTGCAAGACTAGAAGCAGAGGAAGATGGTAAGAAAGCTGCAGTTTCTCATGATTGTGAGAAGCTGACCAAACTCCTCCGGGAACTACTATTAGAATATCCAAAAATCTCAGTGTACTGACTGCACAATGCAGCAAAAATAATATCAAAGGTTACATGATAGAGAAATTGTCCTTGGGGATAGAAACCGCTTCCACCACTTGAAAGAGGGATGCAATGAGTATTGGTAAAATTGGATGCCATGTGTAATGGTCAATAACTTGTTTAAGTTTTAAACCTAATAAGTGTGTTTAGTATTGTGAGTCGTTGTTGAAGTTTCCATTTATCTTGTATATTAGAAAGAAAAGATGGAAGTTCGATTATTTTCATCCTCCAGCAGCCAAGCCGCCTTATAAGAATCCAAATTATGACTTTTGCTTATTGCATTCTTCGACTTCTGGAAATTCTCCAGCGGATCTGACAAATTCCACATGAAGTAAAAATAAAGACACAAACCTTTAAGGAAAGCAAAGGTGACCTACTGACCTTCCGACCAGGCAACAGGCAACCACTCCCAAATCTTAAATTCTCTTCTTTACTGGCACACATATAAGAACAAAATGAAAAACCATTTACAAGCAGGGCATATATTTTGCCCTCTCTTATTCTCGTAGGGAACTTGAATTAAGCTCCTCtgttcatttcttttactatttctcTCACAAAAATTGAAGTTGGTTTCCTTCATCTTGCAACCACAACTCCAAACTTCTAGTCGATGACAAAGTTATTCTCTCAGCATTATGATCCTAATAAGCGACTAAATTCAGCAGCAGTATCAGACAAGTACAATGCAATATCTCTACTAATTCGaacgaaaaataaaaatgtgaatttattaatttaactatTTATGCTGCTATCAAAATGTACTCCAGAGCCTATTGTCTACCAAACTTCTCCAACCAAAGATTGTAGTCATTCTGTTACTGTTAAGGGATTAATAACAATGGTTGAAGCAGAAGAAGAAACCTTTTGGCTGGTTTTCCATCTTTGCTTTGGGAGTGTCTCCAAAGTCATCTCGTACTGCCATCAAAGAACTTGTACCGGGAGATTCTGGTGGCAAGACAGTGTTCTCAGAAGTGAAAATTCGAGGAGGAATAGCTAGTTCAGGAGGAGCAATAGTAGCAAGATAATTAAGGAGCATTTGGATTATTTGGCTAAAATTTGGCCGAGCATTTGGGTCCTCCTTCCAGCATGAAGTTAGGATGATAGCCAATTCCGCCGGGAGGTTTTCAGCACTGGGCCTCACATTCTGCAACGGCAGAATTCCATGTAAgttattagttatttttttaaCAGTTCTGAAAGGCTTCAAAGAACCATTACTCTGACAAAACAACAAGGAACGGAGTTGACATAGTTACTTTAAAAGCTGCTGCGTATGCTGCCTGGAGATTTGACATGCCTTCAAATGGCAACCTGTTATGTAAGAGCTCCCACAACACAATTGCAAAGCTATATGCGTCCACTTTATGGTTATAGTGTTTCTTATCTCCCTGCCTTAATGTAACAGTGCTGTACAACTGTCATCAAATAACGAAACAAGTGATACTTAAGCATGACTCTAGAGAGAGATGGAGAGAGGAGAAAAAACTATTTATCTATTTAAGatgattttcaaaaaaaaaaaaatcctatgccTTCCATTAATAAGTACCTCAGGTGCCATCCAACGATATGTTCCTGTTTCAGCTGTCATCATCTCAGTTAATGACTCTTCTCTTGCTAGTCCAAAATCTGCTAGTTTGACAGTTTTGTGATCTGCAGTCAAGAGTAAGTTCTCTGCAAAACAAATAAATACATAGGAAGAAAGGCCAATGAGAAGAACAAACTAAATCACCTCAGAGGGTAAGAACTAACATATCACTGGCACACACTGAAAGAGAACAACAAGATGGAAGATACAGCAAATCACATTACTTAGATGGGTAATTGCAAAAACAATGATTCGTTAGCATGTCACACATCCGTACCACAAACCATCTAATCTAATGACATCACTTGGCATTTTGAGTAGCCTGCAAGCAGACTCAAAGGAGTAACTTAAAGTACAAACATGCAGAACATACTTCATTTAAGAGCCTCATTTATATATTCACACTTCTTgaaagttgaaaaaaaaatccaaaaaatttttcacaaataaGAAACTAATTCAGTAATGGCAGTTTTAAGGGCCAAAAAAGTAGCCCTAATGATATTGGGCGGTTTGCAGAAGTACCCACTCACATGTTTGAGATTTATACTTGAAATTGCAATCCCCACCCAAACAATTAGTTGATGAGGACTGGTTTAGTAATGTGTAAGCAATAAGAGGTGCAATCCAAGATATATAGTTGATTGGTCAAAGTTATGTGATTATCAGAACAGTAAGATATCAGTCACTAAGATCATATATTCAATAAAAAACTGGGTGCCTACCATATGGCAGAGTGTTGTCCAATATACTATTTCTCACATTATAGCAGTACAAGTGAGAACAGAAACGAATAGATTACCTGGTTTCAAATCACGGTGTATGATCCCATGGGAGTGCAAGCGTTCCATAGCACGAGTAATGTCAAGTGCAAAACCAATGGCAACACGCGTGTCTAAGCACCTTGGTCGCATGTTCAGCAAGTACTTCCGCAATGTCCCTCCCAATAAAAGCTCAGTAACTATGACCATTACAGGTTCCTTGCAGGCACCTATAAACTGCCGACACACAAGGTTTCAACGTTTTCTGTTAGCACACATGATTTGTTATGTATTATTAGCAATTGGATCTTCTGCCACTTGTGTGATCCGTAGCTAAGGACAACTATCCCAATAGTCTTAAAATCAAATCCAACCTTCACTAAATTCTTATGTTGAACCCTTGATAACATTGCAACTTCCCTTGCAAATCGTGCTTCTCTCTTTGTGATCTCCTCTGGAGTTTCCCCTTTATGAACAATTTTAATGGCAACAGTCTGGTTTTTATATCTGAAGGGAatccaaccaagttaaatgagttaaTCGAAACATGAACATGCACCAAACTATCAATGTAAAGAATGAAAAAATTCTGAATCTGCTGTAAGAGCTCGACCCAGGTCTTTTCTCAATTGCCAAGATGCATTTCCATGGAAAGCTAATCATTCATCAAGATTTGGGGTTTCTATGCACAAAAATACATGCAAACACAAGTAAAActcagaagaaaaagaaaagtctgACAAGCCATAGTTCTCAATTAAAAACCTTACTTGAAATACCCGCTCAACAGATTGCCATTGCCAAGAAATCAAGAAATAAAATTTGCATTTCTTTGACCATATAATTAAAGAACAAAAATCATAATTCAAAAGATTTGCGAACTTACTTGCCCTCGAATACTTTGGCATGAGCTCCCTCTCCAATCTTTGGCCCAACAAAAAGATGCTTTGGATCAATGAGCCATTTAGCATCCAATTTGAACTCGTTAGCTGAGTAAAATCCACTCCCAGATTCCATGTTTCTAAAAAAGGAAAGAATTCAACATCTATAACTCGACTTCTCTATATTTAAAATCACATAGAATACCTCAAAGACGAAAAGCATTGAAAAGCTTGTTCACACTCGTTAAATGGATAAGCTGACAATGGAACAGAGAAGCAACGAAGACATGCTCTGTAATGTGTTCTGCTAATAACCACATCTCAAAATTCAGGCCCAGAGATAAAAAATCAGAGATCTATGGTTTACATGTCCTTCAAGGCAGAAATAAAAGAACCTACATGTgcaatggagagagagagagagagagagagagagagagagaaaccagAGACCAAACAAAGCTCAAAGTCCAAAGATGTTTCTTTTCAAATTCATAGGGAGGAGAGAAGAATCTCCCCCTGAAAGGGGAAAAGAGTAGCGAACCAATCAACAGAAGCTCAACTGAAAAACaaattcttaaatttaaattttttaagaaaaattctaTGACCCACTAGAGAAGTTAGTTAAAAGGAGAGATGGGGTTTTAAGTATTTTTAATAACTGTGGCGCAGAGCTTCACTCTCGATCTACAGACAAAATCATGGAAGAGATTGAGTGTGTGTTCAATAAAGTATAGAGTAAAGAAGCGGAGATATTTTGTGAATATTATAGTAAAGACTGTGGGAGCCATAAACTAATCGAGAGCACATGGAAACTGATCTTTGTCAAAACATGGGGACACAGACACCGGACACAGCCCACTCAATCGGAGATGCCTGGACCACCTTATTTCACTTCACCTTTTACCTGTATTTCTTCCTTTCACTTTCACCGAAAAAAAGCCCCCTCCTCCTTTTTCTTCTGATCTTCTAGCATCCGCAAAATATCAGGACTTTTAACATCTATGGCGATGTGATGATTTTCCATTCAACTCTGCGTccttctaatatatatatatatatatatgaagtaaaTAAAAGCTAGATTTATAAaagattgtaaaaaaaaaaaatgttggctGGGAGACAGTAACTTACTCtatttattttgattaatttataaattattttaaaatagataattaattatttaataaaattatttaatttttaagtaaCTCAAATGTTCGACTAACTTAATTTatcaaatgataaaaaaaatatatataattaaattttgttaaaatgatgatattattagtatttttaaaattattatgataatataatttttttatttaattaaataataatttaaaaaaataataaataaaaaatatcttACTTAAAATTGATGTCGAAgtcaaatattatttttaaatggatcatttttaaataattaatttataaatataattgtgAGAAGCTCGTAAATGACACAAACATAAACTTGCCAATCACAACAAAAAATTGAAGCATACTAATAAAATATGAACAATAAAtagtaatttcattcaacaataattgaataattaaaattataccaATTAAaagattataatttaaaaataaaaattaatgaattaataggctattaattttttaagtttaattttttaaattattttaagtcAAGATATAAAATACtgtaatttttgtttttttttaataattttagacaATCAAATGAATTAATATCcccatataataaaatattttttaattttccttttttaattGAATGAGCCAATTTAATCTAACTCTATGTCTTTCAACttatttttaagtattttttctaatttttaaattaaattaaatattaatatatttttttatttataaataaatttaattaatttataaatcaaatcaaacaatATTTTTACGTCGGTGCAATTAACAACAATTGAAAAATGATTAATGTGGCTGGGCTTGCACTCTGGCGAGGGTTTGACTTAACACCAATGTTTCACATGgcatttttttcatttaattttttttaaatttttctttgaaatatattattattatcattactaaatttttatgatttaaatttttttaataaataattatcaaaactcaATACTTTTgtgattaaatttattatttataaattattatattattttttaataaaaaataatatttttatttcatatttatttcaCATAAATTATTAGTTTCATAAATATATAAGTAAGTTATAAATTGTTTAATAGTTATCTTCTTAATATTATGATATATAATCATTATTATATCGTAagttacaatatattaatatatatttattatatatgcccataataatatataatacatatatataattttcttttatttttaatattttatttatactttttcatataattaataatacctttaataataataataataataataatattattaatattaataaataaagataatatttaaatatattatatttctttattatatttaggggatataataaaattttaatatttaaaatgatataAATAATCATATAACTGaactaattttaaatatatttttaatcaatatttctattttattattatatttttattacttttatcataaatcttggttaaaaagtttaaaagataaaaaattaataaaaaaatatgaaataatatataagaaatgaaatatgaaataattagtaaaagtttttaaaaattgtttaatttttgtatattaaaattaaaaaatatatatatatattaaaatttttaaattaatctatAAAAAATAGCTTATAAtatgaaatattaattttatttaatggaatattttctaagaattttaaaattttttaagtataCAAATTTGAATgttataaaattatattcatcatattatatatttttaaaaaattaattattttttaattatattaaaaatacattacttttaaaaatatttcttatattttaaatataaaagttttaataatgataaaatgatataaataatcatataattgaactaattttaaatatatttttaatcaatgtttctattatattattatatttttattacttttatcataaatcttggttaaaaagtttaaaagataaaaaattaataaaaaatatgaaataatatataagaaatgaaatatgaaataattagtaaaagtttttaaaaattgtttaatttttatatattaaaattaaaaaatatatatataaattaaaatttttaaattaatctataaaaaataacttataatattaaatattaattttatttaatggtatattttctaagaattttaaaatttttttaagtatacAAATTCGAATgttataaaattatattcatcttattatatatttttaaaaaattaattattttttaattatattaaaaaataaattacttttaaaaatatttcttatattttaaatataaaaattttaataatgacgttttaaaattttttctttacATTTTACTTATCTTTTTAttgatatatgtgaaataatttaaagattaataagagaaataatttattaattt
Above is a genomic segment from Hevea brasiliensis isolate MT/VB/25A 57/8 chromosome 17, ASM3005281v1, whole genome shotgun sequence containing:
- the LOC110646411 gene encoding serine/threonine-protein kinase STY13 — protein: MESGSGFYSANEFKLDAKWLIDPKHLFVGPKIGEGAHAKVFEGKYKNQTVAIKIVHKGETPEEITKREARFAREVAMLSRVQHKNLVKFIGACKEPVMVIVTELLLGGTLRKYLLNMRPRCLDTRVAIGFALDITRAMERLHSHGIIHRDLKPENLLLTADHKTVKLADFGLAREESLTEMMTAETGTYRWMAPELYSTVTLRQGDKKHYNHKVDAYSFAIVLWELLHNRLPFEGMSNLQAAYAAAFKNVRPSAENLPAELAIILTSCWKEDPNARPNFSQIIQMLLNYLATIAPPELAIPPRIFTSENTVLPPESPGTSSLMAVRDDFGDTPKAKMENQPKGFFFCFNHCY